A genomic stretch from Setaria viridis chromosome 1, Setaria_viridis_v4.0, whole genome shotgun sequence includes:
- the LOC117841661 gene encoding 7-deoxyloganetin glucosyltransferase gives MSSDDAPRRPHAVLIPQPAQGHVTPMLHLAKALHAKGFHITYVNSEYNHRRLLRSRGPDSLAGADGFCFEAVPDGLPPSDNDDVTQDIAALCLSTTEHSAAPFRDLLARLNARPGSRAPAVSCVIADGVMSFAQRVAEEMGILALVFWTTSACGFMGYLHFAELIRRGYVPLKDESDLTNGYLDTAIDWIPGMPGMRLKDIPSFIRTTDRDDVMLNFDGGEAQNARKARGVILNTYDALEQGVVDALRREFPRVYTVGPLAAFANAARGGELDAIGGNLWKEDTSCLRWLDTQRPGSVVYVNFGSITVMTPAQLTEFAWGLAGCGRPFLWIIRPDLVSGENAMLPEEFVTDTKEGGVLASWCPQELVLSHPSVGLFLTHCGWNSTLESICAGVPMLCWPFFAEQPTNCRYVCAKWGIGMEIDSDVRREEVARLVREAMDDESGKARRVKAMVWKEKAKEAVEEGGSSRKNLDRLVEFLLAGNDDFQAESA, from the exons ATGAGCTCCGACGACGCGCCACGGCGGCCGCACGCCGTGCTCATCCCGCAGCCGGCGCAGGGCCACGTCACGCCGATGCTGCACCTCGCCAAGGCGCTGCACGCCAAGGGGTTCCACATCACCTACGTCAACTCCGAGTACAACCACCGCCGCCTGCTCCGGTCCCGCGGGCCGGactccctcgccggcgccgacggcttCTGCTTCGAGGCCGTGCCGGACGGCCTGCCGCCGTCCGACAACGACGACGTCACGCAGGACATCGCGGCGCTCTGCCTCTCCACCACCGAGCACAGCGCTGCGCCCTTCAGGGACCTGCTGGCGAGGCTGAACGCCAGGCCAGGGAGCCGAGCGCCAGCGGTCAGCTGCGTCATAGCCGACGGCGTGATGAGCTTCGCGCAGAGGGTCGCCGAGGAGATGGGCATCCTGGCCTTGGTCTTCTGGACAACGAGCGCGTGCGGCTTCATGGGGTACCTCCACTTCGCCGAACTCATCAGGCGAGGCTACGTGCCACTGAAAG ACGAAAGTGACCTGACAAACGGGTACCTGGACACCGCGATCGACTGGATCCCCGGCATGCCGGGCATGCGCCTGAAGGACATCCCCAGCTTCATCAGGACGACGGACCGGGACGACGTGATGCTCAActtcgacggcggcgaggcgcagAACGCGCGCAAGGCCCGCGGGGTCATCCTCAACACCTACGACGCGCTGGAGCAGGGCGTGGTGGACGCGCTGCGCCGCGAGTTCCCGCGCGTGTACACCGTCGGCCCGCTCGCCGCGTTCGCGAACGCCGCGCGGGGAGGCGAGCTGGACGCCATCGGCGGGAACCTCTGGAAGGAGGACACGAGCTGCCTCCGGTGGCTCGACACCCAGCGGCCGGGTTCCGTCGTGTACGTCAACTTCGGCAGCATCACGGTTATGACCCCCGCTCAGCTCACGGAGTTCGCTTGGGGCCTGGCGGGCTGCGGCAGGCCGTTCCTGTGGATCATCAGGCCGGACCTCGTCTCCGGCGAGAACGCCATGCTGCCGGAGGAGTTCGTCACGGACACCAAGGAAGGGGGTGTTCTTGCGAGCTGGTGTCCGCAGGAGCTGGTCCTCTCGCACCCGTCCGTCGGGCTGTTCCTGACGCACTGCGGCTGGAACTCGACGCTGGAGAGCATATGCGCTGGTGTACCGATGCTCTGCTGGCCCTTCTTCGCCGAGCAGCCGACGAACTGCAGGTACGTGTGCGCCAAGTGGGGGATCGGGATGGAGATCGACAGCGACGtgaggagggaggaggtggcgcggctCGTGCGAGAGGCCATGGACGACGAGAGCGGCAAGGCGAGGAGGGTGAAGGCGATGGTGTGGAAGGAGAAAGCCAAGGAAGCCGTGGAGGAAGGCGGATCCTCGAGGAAGAACTTGGACCGCCTCGTTGAATTTTTGCTCGCAGGAAATGATGATTTCCAAGCTGAATCTGCTTAA
- the LOC117838610 gene encoding 7-deoxyloganetin glucosyltransferase, with the protein MGSLGGAAQSKPHAVCLPYPAQGHITPMLNVAKLLHARGFDVTFVNTEYNQARLVRTRGAAAVAGVPGFRFATIPDGLPPSEDDDVTQDIPSLCKSTTETCLGPFRRLLAALNDPATGHPPVTCVVSDVVMGFSIDAAKELGLPYVQLWTASTISFLGYQHYRLLMTRGLAPLKDVEQLTNGFLDTPVEDVPGLRNMRFRDFPSFIRTTDPDEFMVHYVLKETGRSAGASAVIFNTFDELEGEAVAAMESLGLARKVYTLGPLPLLAREDPPTPRSSISLSLWKEQEECLRWLDGRDPGAVVYVNFGSITVMTNEQLVEFAWGLANSGRQFLWIIRRDLVKGDSAVLPPEFLAATADRGLMASWCPQQEVLNHPAVGAFLTHSGWNSTLETICGGVPVISWPFFADQQTNCRYQCSEWGVGMEIDSNVRRDAVASLITELMEGEQGKEMRRKAREWRDKAIEAAKPGGASQRNFDDLVRDVLLPKN; encoded by the exons ATGGGTTCtctcggcggcgccgcgcagAGCAAGCCGCACGCCGTGTGCCTGCCGTACCCTGCGCAGGGCCACATCACCCCGATGCTCAACGTGGCCAAGCTGCTCCACGCCCGGGGCTTCGACGTCACCTTCGTCAACACCGAGTACAACCAGGCCCGCCTCGTCCGGacccgcggcgccgcggccgtggcCGGCGTCCCGGGCTTCCGCTTCGCCACCATCCCGGACGGCCTACCCCCGTCGGAGGACGACGACGTCACGCAGGACATCCCCTCCCTCTGCAAGTCCACCACGGAGACCTGCCTCGGCcccttccgccgcctcctcgcggcCCTCAACGACCCCGCCACGGGCCACCCGCCCGTCACCTGCGTCGTCTCCGACGTCGTCATGGGCTTCTCCATCGACGCCGCCAAGGAGCTCGGCCTCCCCTACGTCCAGCTCTGGACCGCCAGCACCATCAGCTTCCTCGGCTACCAGCACTATCGCCTCCTCATGACCCGTGGCCTCGCCCCGCTCAAAG ATGTCGAGCAGCTGACGAACGGATTCCTTGACACGCCGGTGGAGGACGTGCCGGGGCTCCGGAACATGAGGTTCCGGGACTTCCCGAGCTTCATCCGCACGACGGACCCGGACGAGTTCATGGTGCACTACGTCCTCAAGGAGACGGGGCGCTCGGCGGGGGCGTCGGCCGTGATCTTCAACACATTCGACGAGCTCGAgggcgaggcggtggcggcgatggagTCGCTGGGCCTGGCGCGCAAGGTGTACACGCTGGGCCCGCTCCCGCTGCTGGCGCGCGAGGACCCGCCCACCCCGCGCTCCTCCATCAGCCTCAGCCTGTGGAAGGAGCAGGAGGAGTGCCTCCGGTGGCTCGACGGCAGGGACCCCGGCGCCGTCGTCTACGTTAACTTCGGCAGCATCACCGTGATGACCAACGAGCAGCTGGTGGAGTTCGCGTGGGGGCTTGCCAACAGCGGCCGGCAGTTCCTGTGGATCATCCGCCGCGACCTCGTCAAGGGCGACAGCGCCGTGCTGCCACCGGAGTTCCTCGCCGCGACGGCCGACCGCGGGCTCATGGCGAGCTGGTGCCCGCAGCAGGAGGTGCTCAACCACCCGGCCGTCGGCGCGTTCCTGACGCACAGCGGCTGGAACTCCACGCTGGAGACCATCTGCGGCGGCGTCCCCGTCATCAGTTGGCCCTTCTTCGCCGACCAGCAGACCAACTGCCGGTACCAGTGCAGCGAGTGGGGCGTCGGCATGGAGATCGACAGCAACGTCCGCCGCGACGCCGTGGCGAGCCTCATCACGGAGCTCATGGAGGGGGAGCAGGGGAAGGAGATGAGGAGAAAGGCTCGGGAGTGGAGGGACAAGGCCATCGAGGCGGCCAAGCCCGGCGGCGCGTCCCAACGCAACTTCGACGACCTGGTCCGCGACGTGCTCCTCCCCAAGAACTAG
- the LOC117838619 gene encoding EPIDERMAL PATTERNING FACTOR-like protein 1, whose amino-acid sequence MAVSSPRRALLAAVFFGFLLAAATCIRTATFSSSQNLAEDKSRLGSTPPSCHNRCSACNPCTPVQVTTVPGLGRSARVTDDTVAAFSRYSNYKPLGWKCRCDGRLYDP is encoded by the exons ATGGCCGTGAGCTCACCTCGCCGGGCACTCCTCGCGGCCGTGTTCTTTggcttcctcctcgccgccgcgaccTGCATCCGCACGGCGACCTTCTCCTCTTCGCAG AACCTGGCGGAGGACAAGTCGCGGCTGGGGTCGACGCCGCCGAGCTGCCACAACCGGTGCAGCGCGTGCAACCCCTGCACGCCCGTCCAGGTGACTACCGTGCCGGGGCTCGGCCGCTCGGCCCGCGTCACCGACGACACGGTGGCCGCCTTCTCGCGCTACTCCAACTACAAGCCGCTGGGGTGGAAATGCCGCTGCGACGGCCGCCTCTACGACCCCTAG